Proteins found in one Quercus robur chromosome 2, dhQueRobu3.1, whole genome shotgun sequence genomic segment:
- the LOC126714958 gene encoding uncharacterized protein LOC126714958 isoform X2, with translation MRPLTLESLFIYSSTLSHLPHPKNLKEKKRFHMCEARLCNMKEGKTFSTLEKDWAIKSKDWWFKCGWGWNKEFSLSSQRVIFGGSWKRTRLFWNGRISKEGTS, from the exons ATGAGACCACTCACTCTTGAGTCTCTCTTTATATACTCCTCAACACTTTCTCATCTTCCACACCCAAAAAACctcaaagagaagaagaggTTTCATATGTGTGAGGCTCGATTGTGCAATATGAAGGAAGGTAAAACCTTTTCAACGCTCGAAAAG gatTGGGCAATAAAGAGCAAAGACTGGTGGTTCAAGTGTGGGTGGGGGTGGAATAAAGAATTTTCGCTCTCCAGCCAACGTGTTATATTTGGTGGAAGTTGGAAAAGAACACGTTTATTTTGGAATGGAAGGATTTCGAAAGAAG GTACCTCCTGA
- the LOC126703091 gene encoding uncharacterized protein LOC126703091: MDDVTFDLEIHVGGCFVEEPTIQYVGGSVRLLTEIDPDKLSYFEIRDLCHLVGAPKEHSRYKYLIPDGDLQHDLRDIETDTDVVNMTNLHKAWYAEKIIIYTDIDVEPLAVEYPDAGGVAGGVAGGVGGDAGGVADGVGGHAGGDVSGDAVRVEIELDSDDDEDDKNDDESDDEEDVEDVDIDARDEEQNVEGDDDDDDDWLNEGLEGDGFGDDVFGAQNSAPQAPESSNAPHIDPEWAEPALEDDLVSMDGSDDEQVPEQVEFNAKSDMRNVVLKKEMKFPNAKVFRAALREYAIKKPIDIKFKLNEKTKISVHCKNGCGWRCYASQISGELTFQIKTLTNDCTYPKSLKNSQATSAYVAKRFIEDFSKNPNWEVSGVHNHVMQNLSVDLSVNQVYRSKRKTKDLINGDEQLQYGVLRDYAQMITTVDKGSRVILQTEMAEETSQPKFKRMYVRFNAQKVGFLGGCRPFIGLDGCHIKHRFGGQILSATAKDANDNIFPVAMAVVEQETRESWIWFLEIFADDIGRPEELQLVFISDRQKGLIPVIETLFPTVEHRYCVKHIYNNFKVDHKGLELKDALWRCAAATTVREFERCMQYIRDLDEKAYEYLANIAPAQWTRSHFTHRVLTDCLVNNLSEFFNAMILKFRDKPILAMLEWIRVRLMTRLYTKREGIQKYAGKLCPSIQDRLEKLKVESKAFSATPAGSFLYEVGSQYERHVVDLVKKTCSCRSWDLNGIPCKHVITAIYTNIETPEDYTHPCYFKETYMEIYKETTQAKKEGF, encoded by the exons ATGGATGATGTCACATTTGACCTTGAAATTCATGTTGGGGGATGTTTTGTGGAGGAGCCAACCATACAATATGTGGGTGGGTCTGTACGTTTACTGACAGAGATTGACCCTGACAAGTTGAGTTACTTTGAAATTCGGGATTTATGCCATCTAGTTGGTGCTCCTAAGGAACACAGTAGATATAAGTATTTAATTCCTGATGGTGATCTACAACATGATTTAAGAGACATAGAAACAGATACAGATGTCGTAAATATGACTAACCTTCATAAGGCATGGTATGCtgaaaaaatcataatctaTACTGACATAGATGTGGAGCCATTGGCAGTTGAGTATCCTGATGCAGGGGGAGTGGCAGGGGGAGTGGCAGGTGGTGTAGGTGGTGATGCAGGGGGAGTGGCAGATGGTGTAGGTGGTCATGCAGGTGGTGATGTAAGTGGTGATGCAGTAAGGGTTGAAATAGAATtggatagtgatgatgatgaagatgataagAATgatgatgagagtgatgatgaagaagatgttgaggaTGTTGACATTGATGCAAGAGATGAAGAACAGAATGTtgaaggagatgatgatgatgatgatgattggctAAATGAAGGCCTAGAGGGGGATGGCTTTGGTGATGATGTATTTGGTGCTCAAAACTCAGCTCCACAAG ccccagaatcaagcaatgcaccccACATAGACCCTGAGTGGGCTGAGCCAGCCCTTGAGGATGACCTGGTAAGCATGGATGGGTCTGATGATGAGCAGGTACCTGAGCAAGTGGAGTTTAATGCTAAGAGTGACATGAGAAATGTTGTACtgaagaaggagatgaagttCCCTAATGCAAAGGTGTTCAGAGCTGCTTTGAGGGAGTATGCAATCAAAAAACCTATTGACatcaaattcaagcttaatgagaagaccaagatatcAGTTCACTGCAAGAATGGGTGTGGGTGGAGATGTTATGCATCTCAAATAAGTGGAGAgctaacatttcaaattaagACCTTGACTAATGACTGTACTTATCCCAAGTCTTTAAAAAACAGCCAAGCAACATCAGCTTATGTTGCTAAGAGGTTCATTgaggattttagcaaaaatccaaattgggaGGTGAGTGGTGTACACAACCATGTGATGCAAAATTTATCTGTTGACCTAAGTGTAAACCAAGTGTATAGGTCAAAGAGAAAGACAAAGGATTTGATAAATGGAGATGAGCAACTGCAATATGGTGTCCTTAGGGACTATGCACAAATGATAACCACTGTAGACAAGGGGAGTAGGGTTATATTGCAGACAGAAATGGCTGAGGAGACTTCCCAGCCAAAATTTAAGAGGATGTATGTTAGGTTCAATGCTCAGAAGGTAGGATTTTTAGGTGGATGCAGGCCATTTATAGGTTTAGATGGTTGTCACATAAAGCACAGATTTGGTGGGCAAATCTTATCTGCCACTGCCAAGGATGCAAATGACAACATTTTTCCAGTAGCCATGGCTGTTGTGGAACAAGAAACCAGGGAGTcttggatatggtttttggaaatttttgctgatgatatagggaggccagaGGAGCTTCAGTTGGTCTTCATTTCTGATAGGCAAAAG GGGCTTATACCTGTAATAGAGACACTATTCCCTACCGTGGAGCATAGATACTGTGTGAAACACatctacaacaatttcaaagttGATCACAAGGGATTGGAGCTGAAGGATGCATTGTGGAGGTGTGCTGCTGCCACAACAGTAAGGGAGTTTGAGAGATGCATGCAGTACATAagggatttggatgaaaaggcATATGAGTATCTTGCAAACATTGCACCTGCACAGTGGACAAGGTCACACTTCACTCATAGGGTCTTAACAGATTGTTTGGTAAATAATTTGAGTGAGTTTTTTAATGCAATGATATTGAAGTTTAGGGACAAGCCTATCTTGGCAATGTTGGAGTGGATTAGGGTTAGACTTATGACTAGGCTTTACACAAAAAGGGAAGGGATACAGAAGTATGCTGGAAAGTTGTGTCCAAGCATACAAGATAGGTTGGAGAAATTGAAGGTTGAAAGTAAGGCATTTAGTGCTACCCCAGCTGGTAGTTTCCTTTATGAGGTAGGCAGTCAGTATGAGAGGCATGTAGTTGATTTGGTGAAGAAGACATGTAGCTGTAGGTCTTGGGATTTAAATGGCATTCCCTGCAAACATGTCATAACAGCCATTTATACAAACATTGAGACACCAGAAGACTATACCCACCCATGctacttcaaagaaacttacatgGAGATATACAAGGAG ACCAcccaagcaaagaaagaggGCTTCTGA
- the LOC126714958 gene encoding uncharacterized protein LOC126714958 isoform X1: MRPLTLESLFIYSSTLSHLPHPKNLKEKKRFHMCEARLCNMKEGKTFSTLEKDWAIKSKDWWFKCGWGWNKEFSLSSQRVIFGGSWKRTRLFWNGRISKEVINVMIL, encoded by the exons ATGAGACCACTCACTCTTGAGTCTCTCTTTATATACTCCTCAACACTTTCTCATCTTCCACACCCAAAAAACctcaaagagaagaagaggTTTCATATGTGTGAGGCTCGATTGTGCAATATGAAGGAAGGTAAAACCTTTTCAACGCTCGAAAAG gatTGGGCAATAAAGAGCAAAGACTGGTGGTTCAAGTGTGGGTGGGGGTGGAATAAAGAATTTTCGCTCTCCAGCCAACGTGTTATATTTGGTGGAAGTTGGAAAAGAACACGTTTATTTTGGAATGGAAGGATTTCGAAAGAAG TTATCAATGTGATGATATTGTGA
- the LOC126707141 gene encoding uncharacterized protein LOC126707141: MSSSSGNFSGSCGHMCNEQTCVLRTSLSLHNFGRRFLGCSRYKVGPKCPFFVWIDNPTCPRGNEAAPLALEKMSRLQTALQLANEREMTALETAEEARQMAEKALEEEAKAKERERKARAVCAKAKEKAILAEEKQRMWKSACILSWIFFVIVMLLCFGSIEFSGVKRPRLLPLK; the protein is encoded by the coding sequence ATGTCTTCATCAAGTGGTAATTTCTCGGGTTCATGTGGACATATGTGCAATGAGCAGACTTGTGTTTTGAGAACAAGTTTGAGTTTGCACAATTTTGGGAGGAGGTTCTTGGGTTGTAGCCGTTATAAGGTTGGTCCTAAGtgtcctttctttgtttggattgataaCCCAACCTGTCCTCGTGGGAATGAAGCTGCACCTTTGGCTCTAGAGAAGATGTCTAGGCTTCAGACTGCTCTCCAACTTGCAAATGAGAGGGAAATGACAGCTCTGGAAACGGCAGAAGAAGCTAGGCAAATGGCAGAAAAGGCTCTTGAAGAGGAAGCCAAAGccaaggagagggagagaaaggctcGAGCTGTCTGTGCAAAAGCTAAGGAAAAAGCCATTCTTGCTGAAGAGAAGCAAAGAATGTGGAagtctgcatgcattttgtcatggatcttttttgttattgttatgttgttgtgttttggctCAATTGAGTTCTCTGGAGTGAAGAGACCTAGATTGTTGCCCCTGAAGTAA